The Candidatus Obscuribacterales bacterium genome contains a region encoding:
- the pyrE gene encoding orotate phosphoribosyltransferase, giving the protein MPDIQFQTEPTLSLTTAPIADLRAYLLTLICQVAYREGDFLLTSGQHTDYYINGKQVTLHPQGAIAVGRVLLSSIPDQAIAVAGLTLGADPMVTAVSVVAGYEGRSLAALIVRKEAKGHGTQAYIEGLPLPAGSPVVVLEDVVTTGQSALKAVDRLRSHGYQVDRVLAFVDRKQGGRELYEQHQLHFEAIFTVDDLRQEWAKLHGASSSPTS; this is encoded by the coding sequence ATGCCAGATATTCAGTTTCAAACCGAGCCTACTCTATCCCTGACCACGGCTCCCATCGCCGATCTGCGGGCCTATTTGCTGACCCTGATTTGCCAGGTGGCCTATCGCGAAGGCGACTTTTTGCTCACCTCCGGCCAACATACGGATTACTACATCAATGGTAAACAGGTCACCCTCCATCCCCAAGGGGCGATCGCCGTGGGTCGGGTGCTCTTGTCCTCGATTCCAGACCAAGCGATCGCCGTCGCGGGTCTGACCCTAGGAGCCGACCCCATGGTGACTGCTGTTAGTGTGGTTGCAGGCTATGAGGGGCGATCGCTGGCTGCGCTGATCGTGCGCAAAGAAGCCAAGGGCCACGGCACCCAGGCCTATATTGAAGGGTTGCCCCTGCCGGCGGGCAGTCCGGTTGTCGTCCTAGAAGATGTGGTGACCACAGGGCAATCGGCCCTAAAAGCCGTAGACCGTCTACGCAGCCATGGCTATCAGGTGGATCGAGTCCTGGCCTTTGTCGATCGTAAGCAGGGCGGCCGCGAGCTTTACGAACAGCACCAGCTTCACTTCGAAGCCATATTTACCGTGGATGATCTGCGCCAAGAGTGGGCTAAGCTCCATGGAGCCTCTTCCTCGCCAACCTCATAA